From the Synechococcus sp. KORDI-49 genome, the window CCCGAGCGCCGAAAGTACTATCAAAGGCGAAGTGTCCGTAGCCGCGGATCGCTTTAGCAATAGCTCTTCAAGCTTTAACATTGAAAGCAATATCATTGAGCTGTTCATTGATACAATTAATCATGACAAAGAAGCAAGCGCATATTCACGTTTTAATGATATTTACTTCGATGGCTTGCTTGACGCCGTAGGCCCAGAGAGCCAATGGGTTCATATCCCCAACAGCGGCATGATCAGGGTGGCAAATATGGATCAGTTGAGCTCTGATGCTTATCTATTGAGTGGCGTGTTCACCGGTAGTCATAGCATTGGATGGGCGCCAACTACAGGACAAAATATCTATCAAAGTGATATCTTTCTTGCCGCGATCGATTCAGCCGGCAATTTGAAATGGTCAAAGCAATTTGGAAGTCCCCTTAGAGATGACGATCCTGGCATGGTTACACCTATTCAGATTGAAAATTCTACTGGTACGATTGCTGCCATATCAAGAGAGGCACATCAAACCAATATTTATATTTTTGATGCTCAAACTGGAGAAGAATTGACTAGCTTTAGCATGAAGAGCACCGCTGAAAACGCTCAACCCATTGTCAATGAAATCAAGCACTTACAATTTGGCTACGCCGTTGAAGGCCAAGGAATAGGCGATGTATCGATTTCATTTCCATGGGCCGCAGAGTACATGTGGTGGACTGATCCAGACTATGCATCAGCTATAGAACTACTCTCGGAAGAAAATTTATTGTTCACTGGAGTAACGGACAAAAATGGGAACTGGGAATATTTAACCGAAATTAATGAGACAGGTATGCCGAAAACTCCGACCGTATTTCTGCCAGCCTCTCAAGATTCCGGATCATTCAATAATGACAATATTACTAATGTCAGGAATCCTATTTTTAGTGGGCTTGCAGAGCCGAGCTCGCAAATAGAAATATATGCAAATAACAAATTACTTGGAAGCAGTACCACGGATGATAGTGGTTTTTGGTCGTTTCAGAGTGATGATCCACTGGAAGACGGAAAATTCATCGTTGAGGCTGCACAGGAACGTCAAACCTCCAAAGAGATTCGGAGTATACCCTTAATCTTGAGAATTGACACACAAGATCTGTCAGCTGAATACGATAGTGAGCTGATTGCTTCATACAGCAAAAACTTCTACTCGCTATCGAATAGTTTCAACCTTAACCCGCTTCCAACACGGCCTGGTGACCCATCTCCGCCGGGAATCATGGTGATCAAAAGTGAAACTGATGATTCCCAATATTTTGATTTCTCAGGAGATCTCTGGACAGGCACTGGAATAAAGCACTCTCAATCCTTGCCTAAGCAAGAACAATACCAGTTCAAAATCAAGGCAACAGATCGAGCAGGGAATTCATCAATTCACAATGTGTTGATCAAGAACCCCATTGATCAATACCTGATCAATCCACGTACAAAATATGAGTTCGACTTGGATGGCGACTCACTGATCAACCCTGTTAGTGACGGGATTATCTTTGCAGCAGTCGCGATGGAGAGTACTAGACGTTCGACAAGCTCAGCCGATCCTCGAGAATTTACCCAAAATCTCAATGATTTAGATCTCGACGAAGTGCTCAACCCAACTGGCAACTGGACCTGGGAAGAATCGGGTTATATAAAGGAAAAATTAAAACATGTAATCAGCCTTGATTCAACATCTTCATTAGACATGAATCAGAATAACACTTATGAGCTGGACGACGCAGAAATCCTTTTGCGGCTTTCCATGGGTACGTTTCCAGGCAATAGTCTTACCTCTGCTCTTTCCTTATCCGGCTCAAGCCTTACTGAATTCAATACAGAGCAGCCCAGTCTGGATCAACAGCTGACTGCTATCGATCAAGCCAGCTGGCTGAACTGACTACATAACTTGTAGCGAGCAGATTATTGCCTCATGCCTTGGTAATGCAATCAAGCTGTTGGTGATTCCCTGCGTTGCGAAGGTGCTATACCCAAGCGGATCTCAAGAAAGATCCAAGCTGCTTTGTTTTGACAACAATTGGAAAGCAAAATACGAGATCGAAGTAGGGGTTTGCTGCAATTAATGGCGGCAAGTATGTGAATAGCATGGATTAGAGGCGGCCTAAGCTGTGAGATCCAAGAAAGTTTGTTCTCCTAGAAATTGATGTTGCAAAGTGAGGAAAGCCAGCGCTTGCCTTGAAGAATCGCAAAATGAAAAGAGCAAGTGCTCGCTACTATTTACTTTGTCTAAACTGAAAACACCTGTACTGGTATGTTCATTTAAGTCAAGTAATATTGATTTAATGTTGGCGGAAGGTGGTCGTGTTGTCCTTGTTTGGTTTTCGGAAAGCGAATAACAAAGCACTAGCGCGTAAGGTCGAATTCAAGAGCCTGCTGTTTTCTAAGGGCCAATAACGATAAGTAGGGGTGATGCCAGGGAGCCCTAACCGGCCCCGTGTAGTGCCCCGCTTTGAGGGGACAGAACAAGGGGAGAAATTTAGTCCAGCACAGTGGTACCAGTCGATGTCACGATCTATGAACGAACACCCTCTCCGTTTTGTTCAACGAGTCAAAATCCAAGATCAGCTCCAGCTGTCGATCACTGACTGTTGATCCGCTCCACTGATCAGGGGAATTGGATTGTTGCCGCCGGGGGAACTGATCAGATCCTTCGTGTCAGCCTCTGACGGGAACGTTCCCAGAAGTCTGCGCAGCAGGACGTGAGCATCCTGAAGATCCAGCATGCCGTTGGCATTGGTCTCAAGGATGCCGTTGTTGATGGCATCCACCAATTGAGTTTTGACACTGTCAGAATTTGTTCGGCGTCCCTTCGGGTTGATCAGATTGCCCATCGAAGCGATGGGACGATCAGCCTCTGTGTTCCGTGTACCTGCGGCCCTCTCCACCAGCAGCGCAGCGGTACTCACGAGCAGGCCATCGCTGAATGCGTTCACTGACAGATCTCCATCAAAGTCTTCCCCAAGGGGTGACAGCTGTTCAGGCAGAAGGGTCTGATCTGCGAAGGAAAACACCTCCATTTCCATGAGGGTGTCACTCCCATCCCGTACCGCTTGCTGATCGCGGAAAAGGAAACCGTTAGCGGTCGGGGTGATCGCATAGTCCGCCAAGTCGCCCGAAAAAAGGGCTGTGTCCCGCCCCTCTCCTCCCACCAGCAAGTCGCTGCCGTGCTCGCCACGCAGGGTGTCGTCGCCTCCTGCCCCATGCAGGGTGTCGTCCCCTTCGCCGGCATCGATCCGGTTGTCTTCATGACTCCCCGTCAATCGGTCATCGCCTGCGCCCGAGAGAATGTCCTCGATGGCAACCAGGGTGTTCGTCCCGAGTCCGGCACTGATTGCCGTGCCTTCTGTCAGGTTGACCAAGACATGATCCCGCTCCAATTGACTGAGGAATCCACTGAGGCGACGGGATGTAGTGATGAAGCGGTCGCGGCCCTCTCCTCCATCCAGGGTGTCGTTGCCGGAGCCGGCATCGAGCAGGTCATCTCCGCCACCGCCGAGCAGCTTGTCGTCACTGCCGCCGCCGTAAAGAGTGTCATCAGCATCGTGCGAGCCGAACAGGTGGTCTCTGTCATCAGCACCAGCGATCAGGTCCTCACTCACCTCGTTCTGGAACAGCACATTGATTGCACTGGCCATGTCCATGGCGTTTAGATCATCACCGGAGTAGTTGATCTCGTTTTCGGCCGCATCCGTGAATCGCAGATAATCCACCAGGTAGGTTCCCGGCAGGTAGCCGCTGGTCAGAGCCTTGTAATGAAGGAAGTCAACCTCCGAGCGCTGATTGCCTGAGTAATGGTCTTCGTAGATCCATGTGTCCAAGGCCTGGGAGGTTCCTTCGGGACCGTTGAGACGCAAATAAATGCCGGAAATTCCAGAGAGATTGTCGTTGGCGTTGCCGCTGAACACAATGCGCGGTCTACCTGTTGCCGGGTCGAACTCCGCATCCAGTTCGAAATCATTGAGCTCTGGAGGAGTGATGTCTCCGTTGGGGTTGTCGATTTCGATGACTGAACTCGTCTCCACCCATTCCTCTGAGTGGGTCTCATTTCCGGCCTGATCCGTGATCCGGATGCTGTTGAAGCTGTACTCGCCTGATGCGCTGAACTTCGGGAGATCGAAGACTCCTTCAAATGCGCCGTTCTGATCAAAGCTGTGGCGTCGCTGGATGCTGCTGCCGCTGGGTGAGAGGAGTTCAATGATGAAGTCCGATTGCAGACCGCTGAGGTTGTCGTCTGCCTTGAATATCACCGGTATTCTGATTCCCTCCTCGTCAAAAATCGCTGACTGGACTTTGGCTTCGAGAAGCGATGGGGATATGTTATCTGCGTTGGGATTGGTCAAGCTTGTCGATGGAGTCAGGCTGAATTCCTGCCGCAGCTGATCACTGTCAAATTCCAGCTGCACACCTGAGTCGTCCTGGATTTGGATGGATCGGATGGCATAAACACCATCCGGAGCATTCGGATGAAGCTCAACGCTGTGGCGGAATGGCTCATCGGCTGAGTCTCGGGTTGGATAGATCCAGGTCTGTTCTTTCCCCTCCACCCAGTACAACAGGCTGATCGCTCTGGCTTCACTAAAATGATCGCTGAAGCCAATAATTAGGTCCAGCCAGGGAAGTTGAGTTTCCGCATCAATGCGGCTTGTGAAGGAAAACTCGGTGATATCCGCAGTGTGAGCCATCGAGACGTGATTCCGCCGTCCAGCTAGATCTTCATGTTAAGGAAACTGGTCGAAATCCACAGCTCTCAAGATCTTCTTTGTTTGCTTCCCCTAAGAATGAAACAGCAGCACCAGGCCCTGCTGCACCTGGTGGAATTCACGCTCTTCGCGGCTGAGGTCGAGTCCCACCTTGAGGCCTTCCTGCAACGCATCCTCAAACGGTGGCGTGAGCGGGGGATTGGCATCGATCCACAGGGCAGCGATGCCCACAGCAGTGGCGTGCCACCGGAACCGGCCCGTCGTGCCGATGTCCGGTTCGTTCAGGGCCTCCTCCAGGAGTGCGTTGATCGGCAGGGTTGAGCTGGCCATGACCACCAGCATCGAGACCTGATCCAGCCTCGGCAACGGGCTGAGAGACTTCGTATCGATCGGGTCCGTACACGATGCCGCCGGCTCCAGATGCCCTGCCCCGGCGCATTGCCCTGGTTCACGAGTGGTTCACGCCTCGTTCCAGTGGAGGAGCTGAGCTGGTGGTTCAGGCCATCGATGCTCTGCTCACGGCAGCGGATCGCCAGCCCCAGCTCGCTGCGCTGGTGGATGGCGAGAGCCGACGCCCCGGCAGCTGGCTCGAGCGCCGCTCCGTGCTCACCTCTCCGATCCAGCGGCTGCCCTTGGGCATCAGCCATGTGCAGCAGTACCTGCCGTTGCTGCCGCTGGCGATCGAGCAGATCGATCTCGGCGCTGCCGATCTGGTGATCAGCAGCAGCCATCTGGTGGCCAAGGGGGTACTCACCGCTCCCGATCAGCTGCATATCAGTTATGTGCATACGCCTGTCCGCTACGCCTGGGACCAGATGCATGCCTATCTGCAGCGCTCAGCCCTGGCCCGGCGCGGTCTCGGCCCCCTGATCCGCTGGCAGTTGCATGCCCTGCGCCAATGGGATCAGCTCAGCGCCCAGCGGGTGGATCACCTGATCGCCAATTCGCGTTTCACCGCCCGCCGGATCCGCAAGTTCTGGGGGCGGCAGGCCGTGGTGATCCATCCACCCGTCGATGTGGGCCGATTTCGCTGGGATGCCCCCCGTGATGACGTCTACCTCTGTCTCTGTCGCCTGGTGCCCTACAAGCGGGTTGATCTGGTGGTGGAGGCTTTCAACCGTCTGAAGCTGCCCCTCGTGGTGGTCGGTGATGGTCCGGAGCGGGCACGGTTGCAGGCCCTGGCTGGTCCCACGGTGACCCTGCTGGGACGCCAGTCCCCTCAGCAGGTGGAAGCGCTGATGGCCCGCTGCCGGGCCTATGTGTATGCGGGGCTCGAGGATTTCGGCATCGCACCGGTGGAGGCGATGGCGTCCGGTGCACCGGTGATCGCGCTGGGCCGGGGCGGCCTGCTGGATACGGTGCGTTGCGCGTCCGCCGGCATGCCCAAGGCCACCGGAGTTCTGTTCCCCGATCAGACGCTGGAATCTCTGCAGCAGGCGGTGCAGTGGTTTGAGGAGCAGCGGCTCTGGCGTCAGCTGGATGCCGCGGTGATCCGGCGCTGGGCGGAACGGTTCGGGCCGGATGCTTTCGCTGCCCGGTTCGAGGCGGCGTTGCAACGGGCCTGGGCGGCGCATCGCCGAAGCTGTGACGTTGCCGCGAGTGACCCTGCAAAGGTGCCAGGCCTGCTCTCGTGACGTTGAGTGTGGCGAGACGCAGTCTGAGCCTTGACGACGGCCACACGGCCTTCCTTGCGTCAGACCGCTCGTCTGGCCTTCGGTCGTGGTACCTATCGGCCTCACCTGGCGGTGACCACAGCCCCGCCGGTCGCTGTACCGACCGGTCTGCTGATCCGCCAGCAGAGTCGTACCGGCCGAGGCCTCAAGCGCGGCGGCGACATTGTTTTTTCCCTGGCGGTGCTCGGTCTTGGTGCTCCGGTGCTGCTCCTGCTGGCGGCCCTGGTGAAGCTGAGCTCGCCCGGGCCTGTGTTCTACGTGCAGCGCCGGGTCGGTCGCGATTACAGCCGTTTCGGTTGCATCAAGTTCCGCACCATGCGAGCCGATGCCGACGCTGTTCTGGCGCGTGTTCTGGATGAGGATCCTGGGCTGAGGAGTGAGTTCGAGCGCGATTTCAAACTCCGGCGCGATCCCCGCATCACCCGGGTCGGTCAGTTCCTGCGTCGTTCGAGCCTCGATGAGCTGCCCCAGTTCCTCAACGTGCTGCGGGGTGAGATGAGTGTGGTGGGACCAAGGCCGATCGTTGATCGGGAGCTCACCCGCTACGGCGACTACATGGATGAAGTGGCGGCGGTGCGCCCCGGTCTCACCGGTCTGTGGCAGGTGAGCGGACGCAACAACCTCAGCTACAAGAAGCGGGTGAAGCTGGATCTGGCCTATGCCCGCGGACGTTCCTTCAGCCTGGATCTGGCGATCATCCTGCGCACGTTCGGCGTGCTGCTACTGCCCATGGATCGCGGCGCTTACTGACCTGCCATCAGCAGGGCGACCAGCAGAAGCAGGAGCAGCCAAAGGCTTTCCAGCCGACTGGTCAGCACCAGGATCCGATTGACGGCGTTGCGGTCTGCTTGTGGCAGATCTGCTGCCAGCAAAGGTTTGTCGATCCATCGCTCCCCATAACGGTTGCGTCCACCGAGCTGCACGCCGGCGCAGTGGGCGTAGATCGCTTCGGAGCGGCCCGCATTGGGGGAGGGATCGGGAGCCCCATCCCGCTCGGCGGCGCGCACCAGGGCCGGCAGCTCCCGCCAGGGCTGGCTCACCAGCGGCAGCGTGATCATCACCAGCCGGCAGGGCAGCCAGGTGAGCAGGTCATCGAGCCGGGCTCCAGCGGTTCCGAGCCATCGCAGGCGTCCGCGCCGATAGCCGAGCATCGAGTCGAGGGTGCTGCTGGCCTTGAAGGCCCAGGCCAGGGCCAGCGGTCCCGGCAGCTGCGGTGAGAGCGTTTGAAGCACCACGCCGATGATCATCCAGAACAGTGGTGCGAACAGGCCGTCCACAGCATTTTCCGAGGCACTCTCGGCGGCCGCTCTCAAAATCTCCGGCTCCCTCAGCTGCTGCACATCGCGGCCGACGATCCAGCTCAGCCGTTCGCGTGCCGCCGTCAGATCCCCTTGCGGCTGATCCGGCAGAGCACTGAGGATGGCCGCCACGCTGTCGTGCAGGCTGCGGGCCGCCAGGGCGCTGGCCAGGCCGAGCACCAGCAGGGCTGAGCCAACCGGAGAGGCCCTGGCGAGCTGCTCCACCAGCCAGCCGCAGCTCCCGGCTCCCAGAACCAGCGCAGCAGTGATCAGGCCACCGCCGAGGCGGAGGGCCTCAGGCCGGTCACCGCTCAGGCGCTCGACCCACAACCGCAGGCGGCTGATCAGCTTCCCCATCAGCACCACCGGGTGGGGGCACC encodes:
- a CDS encoding calcium-binding protein, with the protein product MAHTADITEFSFTSRIDAETQLPWLDLIIGFSDHFSEARAISLLYWVEGKEQTWIYPTRDSADEPFRHSVELHPNAPDGVYAIRSIQIQDDSGVQLEFDSDQLRQEFSLTPSTSLTNPNADNISPSLLEAKVQSAIFDEEGIRIPVIFKADDNLSGLQSDFIIELLSPSGSSIQRRHSFDQNGAFEGVFDLPKFSASGEYSFNSIRITDQAGNETHSEEWVETSSVIEIDNPNGDITPPELNDFELDAEFDPATGRPRIVFSGNANDNLSGISGIYLRLNGPEGTSQALDTWIYEDHYSGNQRSEVDFLHYKALTSGYLPGTYLVDYLRFTDAAENEINYSGDDLNAMDMASAINVLFQNEVSEDLIAGADDRDHLFGSHDADDTLYGGGSDDKLLGGGGDDLLDAGSGNDTLDGGEGRDRFITTSRRLSGFLSQLERDHVLVNLTEGTAISAGLGTNTLVAIEDILSGAGDDRLTGSHEDNRIDAGEGDDTLHGAGGDDTLRGEHGSDLLVGGEGRDTALFSGDLADYAITPTANGFLFRDQQAVRDGSDTLMEMEVFSFADQTLLPEQLSPLGEDFDGDLSVNAFSDGLLVSTAALLVERAAGTRNTEADRPIASMGNLINPKGRRTNSDSVKTQLVDAINNGILETNANGMLDLQDAHVLLRRLLGTFPSEADTKDLISSPGGNNPIPLISGADQQSVIDSWS
- a CDS encoding Ig-like domain-containing protein, coding for MAAITGLEIRINYDATILDLVQDGGNTAIEWININVPNFNAVGQLSDTSKVGWLVDPGTAFKGEGASKLVTGAAMARENRGSGFIKVAVGSNDGIAVDDPSAITDENPLTIGSLLVKIPAGTRDQILNFDLNIGEVSIHGMVNGRSVALTTTDVIDGVVTLGDAVAERVPTPPTIAITTADDNLIIGETAVITFTLSESATDFTVDDVTVSGGSLSGFTGSDTSYTATFTPTPNSTADGVISVASGTFTDAQGDASTAASSVNMTVDTRDTTPPTIAITTADDTLTTGETAAIAFTLSEAATDFFLEDATVWGGSLSGFTGSGTSYTATFTPTSDSTENGIIAVSAGAFTDAAGNASTTGASVTLNVNTLARPTLTIASDDLTLGIDETARITFTLSEASTDFKVEDVTVSGGSLSNFAGSGTSYTATFIPTASSTENGVVTVTAGAFSNAADNANEEAVSITMTIDTINITPLTAKITSDKSELGIGDIATLAFTLSEISTDFTIEDISISGGDISNFTGSGRSYTAKFTPSAESTIKGEVSVAADRFSNSSSSFNIESNIIELFIDTINHDKEASAYSRFNDIYFDGLLDAVGPESQWVHIPNSGMIRVANMDQLSSDAYLLSGVFTGSHSIGWAPTTGQNIYQSDIFLAAIDSAGNLKWSKQFGSPLRDDDPGMVTPIQIENSTGTIAAISREAHQTNIYIFDAQTGEELTSFSMKSTAENAQPIVNEIKHLQFGYAVEGQGIGDVSISFPWAAEYMWWTDPDYASAIELLSEENLLFTGVTDKNGNWEYLTEINETGMPKTPTVFLPASQDSGSFNNDNITNVRNPIFSGLAEPSSQIEIYANNKLLGSSTTDDSGFWSFQSDDPLEDGKFIVEAAQERQTSKEIRSIPLILRIDTQDLSAEYDSELIASYSKNFYSLSNSFNLNPLPTRPGDPSPPGIMVIKSETDDSQYFDFSGDLWTGTGIKHSQSLPKQEQYQFKIKATDRAGNSSIHNVLIKNPIDQYLINPRTKYEFDLDGDSLINPVSDGIIFAAVAMESTRRSTSSADPREFTQNLNDLDLDEVLNPTGNWTWEESGYIKEKLKHVISLDSTSSLDMNQNNTYELDDAEILLRLSMGTFPGNSLTSALSLSGSSLTEFNTEQPSLDQQLTAIDQASWLN
- a CDS encoding glycosyltransferase; amino-acid sequence: MPPAPDALPRRIALVHEWFTPRSSGGAELVVQAIDALLTAADRQPQLAALVDGESRRPGSWLERRSVLTSPIQRLPLGISHVQQYLPLLPLAIEQIDLGAADLVISSSHLVAKGVLTAPDQLHISYVHTPVRYAWDQMHAYLQRSALARRGLGPLIRWQLHALRQWDQLSAQRVDHLIANSRFTARRIRKFWGRQAVVIHPPVDVGRFRWDAPRDDVYLCLCRLVPYKRVDLVVEAFNRLKLPLVVVGDGPERARLQALAGPTVTLLGRQSPQQVEALMARCRAYVYAGLEDFGIAPVEAMASGAPVIALGRGGLLDTVRCASAGMPKATGVLFPDQTLESLQQAVQWFEEQRLWRQLDAAVIRRWAERFGPDAFAARFEAALQRAWAAHRRSCDVAASDPAKVPGLLS
- a CDS encoding sugar transferase; amino-acid sequence: MTTATRPSLRQTARLAFGRGTYRPHLAVTTAPPVAVPTGLLIRQQSRTGRGLKRGGDIVFSLAVLGLGAPVLLLLAALVKLSSPGPVFYVQRRVGRDYSRFGCIKFRTMRADADAVLARVLDEDPGLRSEFERDFKLRRDPRITRVGQFLRRSSLDELPQFLNVLRGEMSVVGPRPIVDRELTRYGDYMDEVAAVRPGLTGLWQVSGRNNLSYKKRVKLDLAYARGRSFSLDLAIILRTFGVLLLPMDRGAY
- the cbiB gene encoding adenosylcobinamide-phosphate synthase CbiB, which codes for MLFQSGAAAVLAAAGLDVLIGDPLWCPHPVVLMGKLISRLRLWVERLSGDRPEALRLGGGLITAALVLGAGSCGWLVEQLARASPVGSALLVLGLASALAARSLHDSVAAILSALPDQPQGDLTAARERLSWIVGRDVQQLREPEILRAAAESASENAVDGLFAPLFWMIIGVVLQTLSPQLPGPLALAWAFKASSTLDSMLGYRRGRLRWLGTAGARLDDLLTWLPCRLVMITLPLVSQPWRELPALVRAAERDGAPDPSPNAGRSEAIYAHCAGVQLGGRNRYGERWIDKPLLAADLPQADRNAVNRILVLTSRLESLWLLLLLLVALLMAGQ